A single region of the Clostridia bacterium genome encodes:
- the ffh gene encoding signal recognition particle protein, with amino-acid sequence MGAFDGLGTRLNHIFSKMKNKGALTELEIKQAMREVRIALLEADVNFTVAKNFIAAVTEKAVGEEVLKSLTPTQQVIKIVNEELINLLGGAHTKLAVADRPPTIILMCGLQGSGKTTMCGKLGMMLKKSGKRPALVACDVYRPAAILQLQKVGEKAGVPVIEKGQIAPLKIVKHALDVAEKSGYDTLIVDTAGRLHIDEALMGELEELKAFLKPQEILLVVDSMTGQDAVNVAEKFNELLDITGVILTKLDGDTRGGAALSIKAVTGKSVRYCGTGEKMGDIEPFHPERMASRILGMGDVLTLIEKAQEAFSEEEARALEKKLRESSFTLSDYLVQLDKMKKMGNLTQMIGMIPGLSQKLNGQDLQVDEGKIARTKAIIQSMTEKERNNPDLIKASRKKRIAAGSGTEISDVNALLKQFEATREMMKRMKNGRRGGFPF; translated from the coding sequence ATGGGAGCGTTCGACGGACTCGGAACAAGGCTGAATCACATCTTTTCCAAAATGAAGAATAAAGGCGCGTTGACCGAGCTTGAAATCAAGCAAGCGATGCGCGAAGTCAGGATCGCCCTTCTCGAAGCGGACGTAAACTTTACCGTCGCAAAAAATTTCATCGCCGCCGTGACCGAAAAAGCCGTCGGCGAAGAGGTCTTAAAGAGCCTAACGCCGACTCAGCAGGTCATTAAGATCGTAAACGAAGAACTCATCAACCTTCTCGGAGGCGCGCATACCAAGCTCGCCGTAGCCGACCGCCCGCCGACGATCATCTTAATGTGCGGCTTGCAGGGCAGCGGTAAGACGACGATGTGCGGCAAGCTCGGCATGATGCTTAAAAAGAGCGGAAAGAGACCCGCGCTCGTCGCGTGCGACGTGTATCGCCCGGCGGCGATCCTGCAACTCCAAAAAGTAGGAGAAAAAGCGGGCGTTCCCGTCATCGAAAAAGGGCAGATCGCTCCTTTGAAGATCGTAAAGCACGCTTTGGACGTCGCGGAGAAATCGGGCTACGATACCTTGATCGTAGACACTGCGGGCAGACTGCATATCGATGAAGCTTTGATGGGCGAGCTCGAAGAACTCAAAGCCTTCCTGAAACCGCAGGAGATCCTGCTCGTCGTCGACTCGATGACCGGTCAAGACGCGGTCAACGTAGCGGAAAAGTTCAACGAACTTCTCGATATCACGGGCGTAATCCTGACGAAGCTGGACGGCGATACCCGCGGCGGCGCGGCGCTTTCGATCAAAGCCGTAACGGGAAAGAGCGTTCGCTATTGCGGCACGGGCGAAAAGATGGGCGATATCGAGCCTTTTCATCCCGAGCGTATGGCGTCGAGGATCCTCGGTATGGGGGACGTCCTGACCTTGATCGAAAAGGCGCAGGAAGCCTTCTCGGAAGAAGAGGCGCGCGCCCTCGAAAAGAAACTTCGCGAATCGAGTTTCACGCTGTCCGATTATCTCGTTCAGCTGGATAAAATGAAGAAAATGGGAAATCTTACCCAAATGATCGGGATGATCCCCGGGCTTTCCCAAAAGCTGAACGGGCAGGATCTCCAAGTGGACGAAGGAAAGATCGCGCGCACCAAAGCGATCATCCAGTCGATGACGGAGAAAGAAAGAAACAATCCCGACCTCATAAAAGCGAG
- the ftsY gene encoding signal recognition particle-docking protein FtsY, whose amino-acid sequence MGFFSKIADGLKRTKEAFSKKIYELFKGRALDDDFYEELEMALIGADVGVETASQAVEELRDRCYQKRISATEDAKDVFAEILKEMIDYDVPEYEYPLCLLVAGVNGVGKTTAIGKLAHYFTSMGKSVTLAAADTFRAAAAEQLGVWADRSKVKIIKHEEGADPAAVVFDAIASCKAKKTDVLLIDTAGRLHNKKNLMEELKKINRVVLRDYPEADYRSYIVLDATTGQNALSQVEIFKEAIDVDGIILTKLDGTAKGGVVLAICNEMEIPVLFVGVGEGKEDLLPFDANDFISAIVP is encoded by the coding sequence ATGGGGTTTTTCAGTAAGATTGCGGACGGGTTGAAACGCACCAAAGAAGCGTTCTCCAAAAAAATCTACGAACTTTTCAAGGGCAGGGCGCTGGACGACGATTTTTACGAGGAGCTGGAAATGGCTTTGATCGGAGCGGACGTCGGCGTCGAAACGGCGTCGCAAGCGGTCGAAGAGCTTCGCGATCGTTGCTATCAAAAAAGGATCTCCGCGACCGAGGACGCGAAGGACGTCTTCGCCGAGATCTTAAAGGAAATGATCGATTACGACGTTCCCGAGTACGAGTATCCTTTGTGTCTTCTCGTGGCGGGCGTAAACGGCGTCGGAAAGACGACGGCGATCGGAAAGCTCGCGCATTATTTCACCTCGATGGGAAAATCCGTTACCCTCGCGGCGGCGGATACCTTCCGCGCGGCGGCAGCGGAACAGCTCGGCGTTTGGGCGGATCGCAGTAAAGTCAAGATCATCAAGCACGAAGAGGGCGCGGATCCCGCGGCGGTCGTCTTCGATGCGATCGCTTCCTGCAAGGCGAAAAAGACCGACGTTCTTTTGATCGACACCGCCGGCAGACTTCACAACAAAAAGAACTTGATGGAAGAGCTTAAAAAGATCAATCGCGTCGTTTTGCGCGATTATCCCGAAGCCGATTACCGCAGCTATATCGTCCTCGACGCGACGACGGGGCAGAACGCTTTGTCGCAGGTCGAGATCTTCAAAGAAGCGATCGACGTGGACGGGATCATTTTGACCAAGCTCGACGGGACCGCGAAAGGCGGCGTCGTCCTCGCGATCTGCAACGAGATGGAGATCCCCGTCCTGTTCGTCGGCGTGGGCGAAGGAAAGGAAGACCTTCTTCCCTTCGACGCGAACGACTTTATTTCCGCGATCGTTCCGTAA